Proteins encoded by one window of Desulfovibrio sp.:
- a CDS encoding transcriptional repressor, with protein sequence MTTQQNNAGLSEFLDFMNRKGLNTTSQRRIIAEAFFELPGHHSLEEFYQHVIKRDSGIGQTTVYRTLKLLCDAGLAMEIHFSDGITRYEIAKPDSHHDHLVCLDCGKIVEICDPRIEKLQREMAEKYGFKLRGHVHNLYGICKDCRDKAAKDD encoded by the coding sequence ATGACAACGCAACAAAATAATGCCGGTCTTTCGGAATTTCTGGATTTTATGAACCGCAAAGGCCTGAACACCACATCCCAACGCCGCATCATAGCCGAGGCTTTCTTTGAATTGCCCGGGCACCACTCACTTGAAGAATTTTATCAGCACGTGATCAAGCGCGATTCCGGCATCGGTCAGACCACCGTGTACCGCACGCTCAAGCTGCTTTGCGATGCTGGCCTTGCCATGGAAATTCACTTCAGCGACGGCATCACCCGCTATGAAATTGCCAAGCCAGACAGCCATCACGATCACCTTGTCTGCCTTGACTGCGGCAAGATTGTGGAAATATGCGATCCGCGTATTGAAAAACTCCAGCGCGAAATGGCCGAAAAATACGGTTTCAAGCTGCGCGGCCATGTGCACAACCTGTACGGCATCTGCAAGGATTGCCGCGACAAAGCCGCCAAGGACGACTAG
- the ahpC gene encoding alkyl hydroperoxide reductase subunit C: MGNLINKAVEPFNVKAFHGGELKTVTEADIKGHWSIFFFYPADFTFVCPTELEDLADNYEQFKKLNCEVYSVSTDSAFVHKAWADASPSIAKIHYPMLADCAGTLSNAFGVMIEGAGQALRGSFLVNPEGVIKAYEIHDTPIGRNVEELLRKLEAAQFVAEHGDQVCPARWKPGSATLKPGLDLVGKI, translated from the coding sequence ATGGGAAATCTCATCAATAAAGCGGTTGAACCTTTCAACGTGAAGGCTTTTCACGGTGGAGAGCTGAAAACGGTTACCGAAGCAGATATCAAGGGTCACTGGTCCATCTTCTTTTTCTACCCTGCCGACTTTACCTTTGTGTGCCCCACGGAGCTGGAAGACCTTGCCGACAATTACGAGCAGTTCAAAAAGCTCAATTGTGAAGTCTATTCTGTCTCCACCGACAGCGCCTTTGTGCACAAAGCCTGGGCCGATGCCTCGCCCAGCATTGCCAAGATTCACTATCCCATGCTGGCAGACTGCGCCGGAACGCTCTCCAACGCGTTCGGTGTCATGATTGAAGGCGCAGGGCAGGCTTTGCGCGGCAGTTTTCTGGTAAATCCCGAGGGCGTCATCAAGGCCTATGAAATCCACGACACGCCCATTGGCCGCAATGTTGAAGAACTGCTGCGCAAGCTGGAAGCCGCGCAGTTTGTGGCCGAACACGGCGATCAGGTGTGCCCCGCCCGCTGGAAGCCCGGCAGTGCCACCCTTAAGCCCGGACTTGATCTTGTAGGCAAGATCTAG